One Azospirillum brasilense DNA window includes the following coding sequences:
- a CDS encoding MFS transporter produces the protein MQHRLGNKAGFWTSAAVVAHTLWTSAAPSMTYPLYAAQWHLTTTVTAALFAIYSIVVVTVLIAFGTLSDRIGHRAAMLAGLGASIAGVLLFALAADVPTLFVGRILMGVGVGLSAGPSTAAVAAFAGAGQAKRAGSITAAAQASGMAAALIVGGGLVQYAPWPAHLTFWVLAGLLVPLFVACWFLPVRKPSWPVGRWKFRLPRVDPAYRGTFITAALAVSAAYAQAGVVMSLGAQVAHDLVNSPNALVNGAALSLLAIAMGAVSLSARGLGARTAMAGGAVASAIGAAFLTGAVAWQSLTLFLAASASVGAGYSLLFVGGLGLINMSVPEGQRGGALSAVYLAAYLSIGVLSVALGRIATLFGLNTAIDISAAAMALLSGLTILRLLAAPSKRTEAPRDEVATPFKDETG, from the coding sequence ATGCAACATCGGCTCGGAAACAAGGCGGGCTTCTGGACCAGTGCGGCCGTGGTGGCCCACACGCTTTGGACCAGTGCCGCACCATCCATGACCTACCCGCTCTACGCAGCGCAATGGCATCTGACGACGACGGTCACCGCCGCACTCTTCGCGATCTATTCCATCGTGGTCGTGACCGTCCTGATCGCCTTCGGGACACTGTCCGACCGTATCGGTCATCGCGCGGCGATGCTTGCCGGGCTGGGCGCCTCCATCGCCGGTGTCCTGCTGTTTGCCCTGGCCGCGGACGTTCCGACGCTGTTCGTCGGGCGGATCCTGATGGGTGTCGGCGTGGGATTGTCCGCCGGTCCGTCCACGGCGGCCGTGGCCGCCTTCGCCGGGGCGGGGCAGGCGAAGCGGGCGGGTTCGATCACCGCGGCCGCGCAGGCGTCGGGCATGGCGGCGGCCCTGATCGTCGGCGGCGGGCTGGTGCAGTATGCGCCTTGGCCGGCGCATCTCACCTTCTGGGTGCTGGCGGGGTTGCTCGTCCCGCTGTTCGTGGCGTGCTGGTTCCTGCCCGTCCGGAAACCCAGTTGGCCGGTCGGCCGGTGGAAATTTCGGCTGCCGCGGGTAGACCCCGCGTATCGGGGCACCTTCATCACCGCCGCGCTGGCCGTGAGTGCTGCCTATGCTCAGGCCGGCGTGGTGATGTCGCTCGGCGCGCAGGTCGCCCATGACCTGGTCAATTCCCCCAATGCGCTGGTCAATGGTGCCGCGTTGTCGCTACTCGCCATCGCGATGGGTGCCGTCAGCCTGTCTGCGCGTGGACTGGGCGCGCGGACCGCCATGGCCGGTGGAGCCGTCGCCTCGGCCATCGGGGCGGCCTTTCTCACCGGTGCCGTCGCTTGGCAGAGCCTAACCCTTTTCCTGGCTGCATCGGCCTCCGTGGGGGCTGGGTATTCGCTGCTGTTCGTCGGCGGGCTGGGATTGATCAACATGTCGGTTCCCGAGGGGCAGCGCGGCGGCGCGCTGTCGGCGGTCTATCTCGCCGCCTACCTGTCCATCGGCGTTTTGTCGGTGGCGCTGGGTCGCATCGCGACCCTCTTCGGACTGAACACCGCGATAGACATCAGCGCCGCCGCTATGGCTCTGCTGAGCGGATTGACCATCCTCCGCCTGCTGGCGGCTCCATCGAAACGGACAGAGGCCCCAAGGGATGAGGTTGCAACCCCATTCAAGGACGAGACGGGGTGA
- a CDS encoding MBL fold metallo-hydrolase → MALQIHPINLLNVTMDASGLVLFRQPGTITTIPVLGFLITGGEGPILVDTGARDMEQFTYYGFKGEQTAAMTIEHHLTQHGLRTTDLRYVVHTHAHIDHAGGTHLIPMSVPVAIARRELQEAASGVMGSAMYTAADTKHLIDRLHTKNAMRLFDVDGTFEEEVIPGVAVRLTQGHTGGSISVLVETDEGIANICGDIVYDLYDQLIEPYLDRNYMEPTVTANHSTTLLAEKTAVKRALAGSRFLLPSHDKPALVRGGKIVALHEDAISNPKADVTAAANYTPLAVAEPILA, encoded by the coding sequence ATGGCTTTGCAGATCCACCCCATCAACCTGCTCAACGTCACCATGGATGCCAGCGGCCTCGTGCTGTTCCGGCAGCCGGGCACCATCACGACCATCCCGGTTCTGGGCTTCCTGATCACCGGCGGCGAGGGGCCGATCCTGGTCGATACCGGCGCCCGCGACATGGAGCAGTTCACGTATTACGGCTTCAAGGGCGAGCAGACTGCGGCGATGACCATCGAGCACCATCTCACCCAGCATGGCCTGAGGACGACCGATCTGCGCTATGTCGTGCACACCCACGCCCACATCGACCATGCCGGCGGCACGCACCTGATCCCCATGTCGGTGCCGGTCGCCATCGCCCGGCGGGAATTGCAGGAGGCGGCATCGGGCGTCATGGGTTCCGCCATGTACACGGCGGCCGACACCAAGCATCTGATCGACCGGCTGCACACCAAGAACGCGATGCGCCTGTTCGACGTGGATGGCACCTTCGAGGAGGAGGTGATCCCCGGCGTGGCGGTGCGCCTGACACAGGGCCACACCGGCGGTTCGATCTCCGTCCTGGTGGAGACGGACGAGGGCATCGCCAACATCTGTGGCGACATCGTCTACGACTTGTACGACCAGTTGATCGAGCCGTATCTGGATCGCAATTACATGGAGCCGACTGTCACCGCCAATCATTCGACGACGCTTCTGGCGGAAAAGACGGCAGTCAAGCGCGCACTGGCCGGCAGCCGTTTCCTGCTGCCGAGCCACGACAAGCCGGCGCTGGTGCGCGGCGGCAAAATCGTGGCGCTGCATGAGGACGCGATTTCCAATCCGAAGGCGGACGTCACCGCGGCTGCCAACTACACCCCACTGGCCGTGGCTGAACCGATTCTCGCCTGA
- a CDS encoding cysteine hydrolase, translating to MATRIPAAYADPASPALPKGEMVLDLARTALVITDPQIDFLSPQGAAWGAFGESITEHGTVGNIGRLLVAAKAAGIPVVISPHYYYPHDHDWDHAAPGEVLMHRLRMFDRRDPLSLEGFAGSGADWMPEYHELIQDGRTIVCSPHKIAGPQTNDVLFQLRKKQVDQVILAGMAANFCVESHLRDFVEHGFEVAVVRDATAASKLPEGDGYLAALINFRWLANALWSTDETDERLDVVEAVNAGGPQG from the coding sequence ATGGCCACCCGGATTCCGGCCGCCTATGCCGACCCCGCTTCCCCTGCGCTTCCGAAGGGCGAAATGGTCCTCGACCTTGCCCGAACCGCTCTCGTCATCACCGACCCGCAGATCGATTTCCTCAGCCCGCAGGGCGCGGCCTGGGGGGCCTTCGGCGAGAGCATCACCGAGCACGGCACCGTCGGCAACATCGGCCGGCTGCTTGTAGCCGCCAAGGCGGCCGGTATCCCGGTCGTGATTTCGCCGCACTATTATTACCCGCACGACCATGACTGGGACCATGCCGCGCCCGGCGAGGTGCTGATGCACAGGCTGCGCATGTTCGACCGCCGCGACCCGCTGTCGCTCGAGGGCTTCGCCGGGTCGGGCGCCGACTGGATGCCCGAATACCACGAGCTGATCCAGGACGGGCGGACCATCGTCTGTTCACCCCACAAGATTGCAGGCCCGCAGACCAACGACGTGCTGTTCCAACTGCGCAAGAAGCAGGTCGATCAGGTCATCCTGGCGGGCATGGCCGCCAATTTCTGCGTGGAATCGCATCTGCGCGATTTCGTCGAGCATGGCTTCGAGGTCGCCGTCGTGCGCGACGCCACCGCCGCCAGCAAATTGCCGGAGGGCGACGGCTATCTCGCGGCCCTGATCAACTTCCGCTGGTTGGCCAATGCGCTGTGGAGCACCGACGAGACGGACGAGCGGCTGGACGTGGTTGAAGCCGTCAATGCCGGCGGCCCGCAGGGCTAG
- a CDS encoding HoxN/HupN/NixA family nickel/cobalt transporter yields the protein MIPLPAPAAVFGQPGLKARLALVSVAVLLLNGGGWLGAFLSFGGDPALFAMALLVYGLGMRHGLDADHIAAIDNVTRKLMQEGERPVAVGFFFALGHSALVVLVAAAVGATAGSLELFRGVQEVGGYLGTGISALFLLTMALLNILVFRSVYRAYRTLRDGGSPDQAELDRMMGGQGLLARLLRPLFGLIGRSWHMAPLGVLFGLGFDTATEIAMFGLSAAQAVNGLPFATILVFPLLFAAGMLLVDTADGLLMLGAYRWATARPARRLRYNMGVTLLSALLAGFIGGTEMLGLIGEHFGFDGGLWSLLGLLKDGSDRLGFLIVVLFAVAWAVALGLHRSRAASAVLKGDA from the coding sequence ATGATCCCGCTTCCGGCACCCGCTGCCGTCTTCGGGCAACCCGGTCTGAAGGCACGTCTCGCCTTGGTATCTGTGGCCGTTCTGCTGCTGAACGGCGGCGGCTGGCTTGGCGCCTTCCTGTCCTTCGGCGGCGATCCGGCGTTGTTCGCCATGGCGCTGCTGGTCTACGGGCTTGGCATGCGCCATGGGCTGGATGCCGATCACATCGCCGCCATCGACAATGTCACGCGCAAGCTGATGCAGGAGGGAGAGCGCCCGGTCGCCGTCGGCTTCTTCTTCGCGCTCGGCCATTCGGCGCTGGTTGTGCTGGTGGCCGCGGCGGTCGGTGCCACCGCAGGTTCGCTGGAGCTGTTCCGCGGCGTGCAGGAGGTCGGCGGATATCTGGGCACCGGCATCTCGGCGCTGTTCCTGCTGACCATGGCGCTGCTCAACATCCTGGTGTTCCGTTCGGTCTATCGCGCCTATCGCACATTGCGTGACGGCGGTTCTCCGGATCAGGCGGAACTGGACCGCATGATGGGCGGGCAAGGGCTGCTGGCAAGGCTTCTCCGTCCGCTGTTCGGGCTGATCGGCCGGAGCTGGCACATGGCTCCGCTCGGCGTGCTGTTCGGCCTGGGCTTCGACACGGCGACGGAGATCGCGATGTTCGGGCTGTCAGCCGCGCAGGCGGTCAATGGGCTGCCCTTCGCGACGATCCTGGTCTTTCCCCTGCTGTTCGCTGCCGGCATGCTGCTGGTCGATACCGCCGACGGGCTGCTGATGCTGGGGGCCTATCGCTGGGCGACCGCCCGTCCTGCCCGCAGGCTGCGCTACAACATGGGCGTCACGCTGCTGTCAGCCCTTCTCGCCGGCTTCATCGGCGGAACCGAGATGCTGGGCCTGATCGGCGAGCATTTCGGCTTCGACGGCGGGCTTTGGAGCCTCCTGGGCCTGCTGAAGGACGGATCCGACCGCCTGGGCTTCCTGATCGTCGTCCTGTTCGCCGTCGCCTGGGCGGTCGCCCTCGGCCTGCACAGGTCGCGTGCGGCGTCGGCGGTCCTGAAAGGCGATGCCTGA
- a CDS encoding aquaporin, translating to MSAVRSADPTTCFVERDPRLALARRAAVEGIGTLLLMLMVAGAGDAALGPGGLAGSGPLPSALATAGSLVGLILAFGAVSGGHFNPLITVLQWLAGERRLDCTIAYVAAQGAGAVAGAMLADALFGIPTRDVAALPLGMLVPSEAVATAGLMIVVFGCSRSGRAQTGPFAVGAWLAAAILATPSGSYANPAVTLGALFTGGPVGLPGGSALLYVVAQSAGALVAFLAISVAYPKPSSTTGGTIPNTVKGEAS from the coding sequence ATGAGCGCGGTCCGCTCCGCCGATCCCACGACCTGCTTCGTCGAGCGCGATCCGCGGCTTGCGCTGGCCCGCCGCGCGGCGGTCGAAGGGATCGGCACGCTTCTGTTGATGCTGATGGTGGCGGGAGCGGGGGACGCCGCACTGGGGCCGGGGGGATTGGCCGGAAGCGGCCCGCTGCCCAGTGCGCTGGCGACCGCCGGAAGCCTGGTTGGTCTGATCCTGGCCTTCGGCGCGGTGTCCGGCGGCCATTTCAACCCGTTAATCACCGTGCTGCAATGGCTGGCGGGCGAACGGCGGCTCGACTGCACCATCGCCTATGTCGCGGCGCAGGGCGCCGGCGCGGTAGCCGGGGCGATGCTGGCCGACGCGCTGTTCGGCATCCCGACCCGGGACGTGGCAGCCTTACCGCTCGGGATGCTGGTGCCGAGCGAAGCGGTGGCGACGGCCGGCCTGATGATCGTCGTGTTCGGCTGCAGCCGCAGCGGCCGGGCGCAGACCGGTCCCTTCGCCGTCGGCGCGTGGCTGGCCGCGGCCATCCTGGCGACACCGTCGGGGTCCTATGCCAACCCGGCGGTCACGCTTGGGGCACTGTTCACCGGCGGGCCGGTGGGGCTGCCGGGAGGATCGGCGCTGCTCTATGTCGTGGCGCAGTCGGCGGGGGCGCTGGTCGCCTTTCTGGCGATTTCGGTCGCCTATCCGAAACCCTCTTCAACGACCGGCGGCACAATCCCCAATACCGTCAAAGGAGAAGCGTCATGA
- a CDS encoding SH3-like domain-containing protein, with translation MSGGEQLVRRLPNDIGGLSAGPIERVEHELEPWEKRCHALADVLDFRKIINTEEKRRGVEALGAEMVGALGYYERWIVAFSNILFQKGLLTPEDLARKMDEVAARHPVPQTVPQP, from the coding sequence ATGAGCGGTGGCGAACAGCTGGTCAGGCGTCTGCCCAACGACATCGGCGGCCTGTCCGCCGGACCGATCGAGCGGGTCGAGCATGAGCTGGAGCCGTGGGAAAAGCGCTGCCACGCACTGGCCGACGTGCTCGACTTCCGCAAGATCATCAACACCGAAGAGAAGCGCCGTGGCGTCGAGGCGCTGGGGGCGGAGATGGTCGGCGCACTCGGCTATTACGAGCGCTGGATCGTCGCCTTCTCCAACATCCTCTTCCAGAAGGGGTTGCTGACGCCGGAGGATCTGGCCCGCAAGATGGACGAGGTCGCGGCGCGCCACCCCGTTCCACAGACCGTTCCGCAGCCATGA
- the nthA gene encoding nitrile hydratase subunit alpha, with product MTDPDHDHHHGHRHEHADPHAPVGQEGPPGYYEIMETAVRELLVERGMIGPDEIRRQIEVLDSRNPALGAKVVARAWVDAEFRRCLLADGRAACEELGISFYDDTRLIVLENTATVHNLIVCTLCSCYPRPVLGLPPDWYKLKAYRARAVMEPRAVLAEFGTVIPEDVEIRVSDSTAMVRYLVLPRRPDGTDDMDEESLAALVTRDAMIGVVPVAAPTGRTVQ from the coding sequence ATGACCGACCCAGATCACGACCACCATCACGGCCATCGGCATGAGCATGCTGATCCGCATGCCCCTGTCGGGCAGGAAGGCCCGCCCGGCTACTACGAGATCATGGAAACGGCGGTGCGCGAACTGCTGGTCGAACGTGGGATGATCGGTCCCGACGAGATCCGCCGGCAGATCGAGGTTCTGGATTCCCGCAATCCGGCGCTGGGGGCGAAGGTCGTCGCCCGTGCCTGGGTGGATGCGGAATTCCGCCGCTGTCTTCTCGCCGACGGCCGGGCGGCGTGCGAGGAGCTGGGCATCAGCTTCTATGACGACACCCGGCTGATCGTGCTGGAGAACACCGCGACGGTGCACAACCTGATCGTCTGCACCCTGTGCTCCTGCTATCCGCGCCCGGTACTGGGGCTGCCGCCGGATTGGTACAAGCTGAAGGCCTACCGTGCCCGCGCGGTGATGGAGCCGCGGGCGGTGCTGGCCGAATTCGGGACCGTCATTCCTGAAGACGTCGAAATCCGCGTCAGCGACTCCACCGCCATGGTCCGCTACCTCGTGCTGCCGCGCCGGCCTGACGGGACGGACGACATGGATGAAGAAAGTCTGGCGGCGCTGGTGACCAGGGACGCCATGATCGGCGTGGTCCCGGTGGCCGCTCCCACGGGGAGGACGGTGCAATGA
- a CDS encoding SH3-like domain-containing protein produces the protein MNRQAEPAGTAPLPGIVTALGEEPAFRPGDAVRILTRSPIGHYRVPAYLRGKTGTVEAVIEPAAIDNEQEAYGRNAGAKRHYYRVAIPLTDVWPDYAGPEKDGLRIEIYENWLERA, from the coding sequence GTGAACCGACAAGCTGAACCGGCCGGAACGGCGCCGCTGCCCGGCATCGTGACGGCGCTTGGCGAGGAGCCGGCTTTCCGGCCTGGCGACGCCGTCCGCATCCTCACCCGAAGCCCCATCGGCCATTACCGGGTGCCCGCCTACCTGCGCGGCAAGACCGGCACGGTCGAAGCCGTCATCGAACCCGCCGCCATCGACAACGAGCAGGAAGCCTACGGCCGCAATGCCGGTGCCAAGCGACACTATTACCGGGTCGCCATCCCGCTGACCGACGTCTGGCCCGACTATGCCGGTCCGGAAAAGGACGGCCTGCGCATCGAGATTTACGAGAATTGGCTGGAAAGGGCCTGA
- a CDS encoding glycine betaine ABC transporter substrate-binding protein — translation MSHTLRVGHIDLSFHDAAAREVEGILCVHGHRIERSAAPHEEMFQRMARGEIDMLVSAWLPASHGAYLAPFEREVTKITVLYEPYCIWGVPDYVPEDEVAQVADLLKPPALDRMERLIQGINPGAGISRFSKAIVEQYGLDHAGYEFRTGTEEDCFGRFIQAVDGKRWVVVPLWHPQWLHNRYRIRALTEPKGLLGGQDKATLIVRKEAEARIVPDALAALAALHLGNRRVSALDDQLRQASVASAA, via the coding sequence ATGTCCCACACACTCCGTGTTGGTCACATCGACCTCAGTTTCCACGACGCCGCCGCCCGCGAGGTGGAGGGCATTCTTTGCGTCCACGGCCATCGGATCGAACGCTCCGCCGCACCGCACGAGGAGATGTTCCAGCGGATGGCCCGCGGCGAGATCGACATGCTGGTCTCGGCCTGGCTGCCGGCCAGCCACGGTGCCTACCTCGCCCCCTTCGAGCGGGAGGTGACCAAAATCACCGTTCTCTACGAGCCCTACTGTATCTGGGGCGTACCGGATTACGTGCCGGAGGATGAGGTGGCGCAGGTCGCCGACCTTCTGAAGCCGCCGGCGCTCGACCGGATGGAGCGGTTGATCCAGGGCATCAACCCCGGTGCGGGCATCAGCCGCTTTTCCAAGGCCATCGTCGAGCAGTACGGGCTAGACCACGCCGGCTACGAATTCCGCACCGGCACCGAAGAGGATTGCTTCGGCCGCTTTATCCAGGCCGTCGACGGAAAGCGCTGGGTGGTGGTGCCGCTGTGGCATCCACAATGGCTGCACAACCGCTACCGCATCCGGGCGTTGACGGAGCCCAAGGGACTTTTGGGCGGCCAGGACAAGGCAACCCTAATTGTCCGCAAGGAGGCCGAGGCACGGATCGTCCCGGACGCCCTCGCCGCCCTGGCGGCCCTTCATTTGGGAAATCGGCGGGTCAGCGCGCTCGACGACCAACTGCGGCAGGCATCCGTCGCCTCGGCCGCTTGA
- a CDS encoding major royal jelly family protein, with protein sequence MKSTLFALAFGTSAITLTALLPAAAQAQQKIEVVANLTGAMPTGVTVAPNGRIFVNYPQWGDNSPFTVAELKGGNPVAYPDAAMNRADAEDAANHLISVQSVVADGANRLWVLDTGAPGFTAPIPGGAKLVAVDLATDKVVKTILLGADVVLPTSYVNDLRLDLRQGAGGVAYITDSSITGPGGLIVVDLATGKALRRLSGHPSTMPDKEFTPVIEGETLMIRPKDAAPAPWMVASDGIAISADGDTLYYCALSSRHFHAVPTALLRDPKVTDADIAEAIRDLGPKAPSDGLAEDDKGRLYAGDYEHGTIRRFTDGRWETIAEDPRILWPDTLSVGTDGYLYFTANQLHRQAGFHGGRDLRRPPYQLLRVRIDAGPVLLK encoded by the coding sequence ATGAAATCGACACTCTTCGCCCTAGCCTTCGGCACGTCGGCCATCACCCTCACCGCACTTCTTCCCGCCGCCGCCCAAGCACAACAGAAGATCGAGGTCGTTGCCAATCTGACCGGGGCCATGCCGACCGGCGTCACCGTGGCGCCGAATGGTCGGATCTTCGTCAACTACCCGCAGTGGGGCGACAACAGCCCATTCACCGTGGCGGAATTGAAGGGTGGTAATCCCGTCGCCTACCCCGATGCCGCTATGAACCGGGCTGATGCCGAGGATGCCGCCAACCACCTGATCAGCGTCCAAAGCGTCGTCGCCGACGGTGCCAACCGTCTGTGGGTCCTCGACACCGGAGCCCCCGGCTTTACGGCACCCATTCCCGGCGGCGCCAAGCTGGTCGCGGTCGACCTCGCCACCGACAAAGTTGTGAAGACGATCCTGCTGGGTGCCGACGTGGTGCTGCCCACCAGCTATGTGAACGACCTCCGCCTCGACCTGCGCCAGGGTGCGGGGGGGGTGGCCTACATCACCGACAGCTCGATCACCGGGCCGGGCGGGTTAATCGTCGTCGACCTTGCGACCGGCAAAGCGCTGCGCCGCCTGTCCGGCCACCCCAGCACCATGCCAGACAAGGAGTTCACTCCGGTGATCGAAGGCGAAACGCTGATGATTCGGCCCAAGGATGCCGCACCCGCCCCATGGATGGTGGCGTCGGACGGCATCGCCATCTCCGCCGACGGCGACACGCTTTATTACTGCGCCTTGTCCAGCCGGCATTTCCATGCCGTGCCCACCGCCCTGCTGCGCGACCCGAAGGTGACCGACGCCGACATTGCCGAAGCGATCCGGGACCTCGGCCCCAAGGCGCCGTCGGATGGATTGGCGGAGGATGACAAGGGGCGCCTCTATGCCGGCGATTACGAACACGGCACGATCCGCCGCTTCACCGATGGGCGGTGGGAGACGATTGCCGAAGACCCGCGCATCCTGTGGCCAGACACGCTGTCGGTCGGCACCGATGGGTATCTGTACTTCACCGCCAACCAGCTTCATCGTCAGGCCGGCTTTCACGGTGGCAGGGACTTGCGCCGCCCTCCCTACCAGCTTCTGCGCGTCAGGATCGACGCCGGTCCGGTCCTGTTGAAATGA
- a CDS encoding DUF302 domain-containing protein, whose translation MSASHHAAIVDAVAAGLMVFPSPHSPSETAERMASAVAGLGMTVVARIDHADAASQMGFHLRPTMVLIFGNPAAGTPLMEAIPTLAIDLPLKALVWRSDAGRTWLACNDPAWMVDRHTTTGREDGIGEILEQMRASLASAATQATGAGPSA comes from the coding sequence ATGAGCGCATCCCACCATGCCGCCATCGTCGATGCGGTGGCCGCAGGATTGATGGTTTTCCCAAGCCCCCACAGCCCCAGCGAGACGGCGGAACGCATGGCGTCTGCGGTCGCGGGTCTCGGTATGACTGTGGTCGCCCGCATCGATCATGCCGACGCCGCGTCCCAGATGGGCTTCCACCTGCGCCCAACCATGGTGCTGATCTTCGGCAACCCGGCTGCGGGCACGCCGCTGATGGAGGCGATCCCAACGCTCGCCATTGATCTTCCATTGAAAGCGTTGGTTTGGCGCTCCGACGCTGGGCGTACTTGGCTCGCTTGCAACGATCCGGCATGGATGGTCGACCGGCATACCACTACGGGCAGGGAAGACGGGATTGGCGAAATCCTGGAGCAAATGAGAGCATCTCTTGCCTCCGCCGCGACGCAGGCAACCGGTGCGGGGCCGTCGGCCTGA
- a CDS encoding ISL3 family transposase: MQEFSFLPGCRVLQIERGSHGSLVILADSRRGSARCPHCGAVSRVVHSRYRRSPADLPAFGHEIRVALLVRRFYCRQATCPKRTFAERFIGAVEPHARRTRRLSKALGRVGIALGGAAGARLARGLGMPVSRDTLLRVIRALPLPAVEPPRVVGVDDWALRKGRTYGTILVDLERRRVLDLLADRSANTVAGWLRDQPGIVVVARDRSAEYARAATNGAGQATQVADRWHLLANTRQMLERWLFAVHGRLRRLPPVRTDASAIAPRRTRAFPRPRAERVASVASHERWLAVYKEVRCRHAIGETLLGIARSMGLARGTVRKYVQAQSFPEHALRAPGPSALDPFIPHLTARVAAGCENGMELWREVRALGYAGRPKAVHLWLQQHRSVPAKTTPNRWRKETPTLSGGPPALLSPKRLTWALVKPAEARDDEEAAAVAQAEQDAETQTVAGLARRFTALVRAAGRTAESDHSAAGLEAWLTEASSCGITAVQAFAAGLEQDGVAVRAALTLPWSSGQAEGQINRLKLLKRQMYGRASLDLLRRRTLLAA; this comes from the coding sequence ATGCAGGAGTTTTCTTTCCTTCCAGGCTGCCGCGTGCTTCAGATCGAGCGCGGCAGCCACGGCTCCCTTGTCATTCTCGCAGATAGCCGCCGAGGCAGTGCTCGTTGCCCGCACTGTGGTGCCGTCAGCCGCGTGGTTCACAGCCGATACCGGCGATCTCCTGCCGACCTCCCGGCCTTTGGGCATGAGATCCGTGTTGCCTTGCTGGTCCGGCGGTTCTACTGCCGGCAAGCGACCTGCCCCAAACGCACGTTCGCCGAGCGCTTTATAGGCGCTGTAGAGCCCCACGCCCGACGCACCCGGCGGCTGTCCAAGGCACTGGGCCGGGTCGGGATTGCTCTCGGTGGCGCTGCGGGGGCGCGGCTCGCCCGCGGGCTTGGGATGCCCGTCAGCAGGGACACCCTGCTACGTGTCATCCGGGCATTGCCCTTGCCGGCCGTTGAACCGCCACGCGTCGTCGGCGTGGATGACTGGGCGCTGCGCAAGGGGCGGACCTATGGCACCATCCTGGTCGACCTGGAACGTCGTCGTGTCCTCGACCTGCTGGCTGATCGATCCGCCAACACCGTTGCGGGCTGGTTGCGTGACCAACCCGGCATCGTCGTGGTGGCGCGGGATCGCTCCGCCGAATATGCTCGTGCCGCCACCAACGGCGCTGGTCAAGCGACCCAGGTTGCCGACCGATGGCACCTGCTCGCCAATACGCGCCAGATGCTTGAACGCTGGCTCTTCGCCGTCCATGGTCGGCTTCGCCGGTTGCCGCCGGTCCGCACCGACGCATCGGCCATCGCACCCCGCCGCACCCGAGCCTTCCCACGCCCGCGTGCCGAGAGAGTGGCGAGCGTTGCAAGCCACGAGCGGTGGCTGGCCGTCTATAAAGAGGTCCGGTGCCGCCATGCCATCGGCGAGACACTGCTGGGCATTGCCCGGTCGATGGGCCTGGCGAGGGGAACGGTCCGTAAGTACGTGCAAGCGCAGAGTTTTCCGGAACACGCATTGAGGGCTCCGGGGCCGAGCGCCTTGGACCCCTTCATTCCGCATCTGACGGCGCGTGTGGCTGCAGGCTGCGAGAATGGCATGGAGCTGTGGCGTGAGGTTCGTGCGCTGGGCTACGCCGGTCGGCCAAAAGCGGTGCATCTCTGGCTGCAACAACACCGAAGCGTCCCGGCGAAGACGACGCCCAACCGTTGGCGGAAGGAGACGCCAACCCTATCGGGCGGCCCACCAGCCCTCTTGTCGCCCAAGCGTTTGACCTGGGCTCTGGTAAAGCCGGCCGAAGCCCGCGACGACGAGGAGGCTGCGGCCGTTGCCCAGGCCGAGCAAGATGCCGAAACACAAACAGTGGCCGGCCTCGCGCGCCGCTTCACGGCACTCGTGCGCGCGGCCGGCCGAACCGCGGAAAGCGACCATTCCGCCGCCGGACTGGAGGCTTGGCTCACCGAAGCAAGTTCCTGCGGTATCACCGCAGTTCAGGCGTTTGCTGCCGGCTTGGAGCAGGATGGCGTTGCAGTTCGGGCGGCACTCACATTGCCATGGAGCAGCGGGCAGGCTGAGGGGCAGATCAATCGCCTCAAACTGCTCAAGCGTCAGATGTACGGCAGAGCCAGCCTGGATCTGCTCCGAAGACGAACCCTCCTGGCCGCGTGA